In the genome of Candidatus Zixiibacteriota bacterium, one region contains:
- the clpP gene encoding ATP-dependent Clp endopeptidase proteolytic subunit ClpP, with translation MAVFSPKEKDLMKDNFAIAHLVPMVVEQTGRGERAYDIFSRLLKDRIIFIGTQIDDSIANLVIAQLLFLEAEDPDKDIFIYINSPGGSVTAGMAIYDTMQFIKPEVATTCMGMAASMGAFLLAAGAPGKRAALPNSRMMIHQPLAGTQGQVSDIVIMTEEFLRTKRRLNELLVKHTGQPIERIEKDTDRNYFMSAEDSRKYGLIDKVYEFERQEKKIPVA, from the coding sequence ATGGCGGTTTTTTCGCCGAAAGAGAAGGATTTGATGAAAGACAATTTCGCAATTGCACATTTAGTGCCTATGGTGGTTGAGCAGACCGGACGCGGCGAGCGCGCCTATGATATTTTTTCCCGATTGCTCAAAGATAGAATTATTTTCATAGGGACGCAGATCGATGACTCTATCGCCAATCTGGTTATCGCCCAGCTTTTGTTTCTTGAAGCCGAGGATCCGGACAAGGATATCTTTATCTATATCAATTCGCCGGGTGGTTCGGTGACTGCCGGCATGGCGATTTATGATACTATGCAGTTCATAAAGCCCGAAGTGGCAACGACCTGCATGGGGATGGCGGCCTCAATGGGGGCATTTCTTCTTGCTGCCGGGGCACCGGGCAAACGCGCCGCGCTTCCTAATAGCCGCATGATGATCCACCAGCCGCTTGCCGGCACACAGGGGCAGGTTTCGGACATTGTGATTATGACCGAAGAGTTTTTACGCACAAAAAGACGCCTCAATGAACTGCTCGTTAAACATACTGGCCAGCCAATTGAGCGAATTGAAAAAGACACAGACCGCAATTATTTTATGAGCGCCGAAGATTCGCGGAAATACGGGCTCATCGATAAAGTCTACGAATTCGAACGGCAGGAAAAAAAAATTCCAGTCGCTTAG
- the clpX gene encoding ATP-dependent Clp protease ATP-binding subunit ClpX has translation MTNETNNPRQPQRCSFCGKAYGQVKRLFSGHESYICNECVVLCADLLQNQPEESPTDELQNLARPAEIKSFLDSYVIGQEEAKRTVSVAVYNHYKRINHQIKLRGKGRLGATGEQVELEKSNILLLGPTGTGKTLIARSLAKFLKVPFTIADATVLTEAGYVGEDVENILVRLFQASNFNAQKTERGIIYIDEIDKISRKDGNPSITRDVSGEGVQQGLLKILEGTIANIPPKGGRKHPEQAFVHIDTTNILFICGGAFDGLEKVIARRLGSKVVGFGVDKKNVTSTDPTILDHITPSDLIEFGLIPELVGRLPVTAALRPLDAGALLSILTEPKNALTKQYAQLLEMEGVKLTFEPAALHAAVKIATERKTGARALRSIFEKAMLGVMFEIPSNPDIAEVVVTEETVTKGAQPKLVMRGEKKKAG, from the coding sequence ATGACAAACGAAACAAATAACCCGCGTCAACCCCAGCGTTGCTCTTTCTGCGGAAAAGCGTACGGCCAAGTGAAACGTCTTTTCTCCGGACATGAGTCATATATCTGCAATGAGTGTGTCGTCCTGTGTGCTGATCTTTTGCAGAATCAGCCCGAAGAGAGCCCGACTGACGAACTTCAAAATCTCGCCCGGCCGGCCGAAATTAAAAGCTTTCTCGATAGCTATGTTATTGGTCAGGAAGAAGCCAAGCGTACTGTTTCGGTTGCGGTTTATAACCACTATAAGAGAATAAATCACCAGATTAAATTGCGCGGCAAGGGACGCTTGGGAGCCACCGGCGAACAAGTTGAGCTTGAAAAATCAAACATCCTGCTCTTAGGGCCAACTGGCACGGGCAAAACTCTCATCGCTCGCTCACTTGCGAAATTTTTGAAAGTCCCCTTCACTATCGCCGATGCGACGGTGCTTACCGAAGCCGGTTATGTCGGCGAAGATGTGGAAAATATTCTCGTGCGCCTGTTTCAGGCATCGAATTTCAACGCCCAAAAAACCGAGCGAGGAATTATCTACATCGATGAAATCGACAAAATATCGCGCAAAGACGGCAATCCATCAATCACCCGCGATGTCTCGGGCGAAGGCGTGCAGCAGGGTTTGTTGAAAATTCTCGAAGGCACTATTGCCAATATCCCGCCTAAAGGGGGACGCAAACATCCCGAGCAAGCGTTTGTGCATATCGACACCACCAATATACTTTTTATCTGCGGCGGGGCATTTGACGGATTAGAAAAAGTTATCGCGCGTCGTCTCGGTAGCAAAGTTGTAGGATTCGGAGTGGACAAGAAAAATGTGACTTCAACCGATCCGACAATTTTAGATCATATCACTCCGTCTGATCTCATTGAGTTCGGTCTTATTCCTGAACTTGTAGGACGCCTTCCGGTTACTGCCGCGCTCAGACCGCTCGATGCCGGGGCCTTACTGAGCATTTTGACCGAGCCTAAAAATGCGCTCACCAAACAATACGCCCAGTTGCTCGAAATGGAAGGTGTGAAGCTCACCTTTGAACCGGCCGCATTGCATGCCGCAGTCAAAATTGCTACTGAGAGAAAAACCGGCGCAAGAGCTTTGCGCTCAATTTTTGAAAAGGCAATGCTTGGTGTGATGTTTGAAATACCATCAAATCCCGATATAGCCGAAGTTGTTGTCACCGAAGAAACGGTAACAAAAGGCGCCCAGCCGAAGCTCGTCATGCGCGGTGAAAAGAAAAAAGCCGGTTGA